In a genomic window of Mageeibacillus indolicus UPII9-5:
- the ileS gene encoding isoleucine--tRNA ligase: MYKKVSTDMNFVKREEQVLEFWRKHDIRHKVTALNSQGENFTQYDGPPTANGKPHIGHFLTRAIKDIIPRYKRMQGFHVEFKAGWDTHGLPVELEVEKLLHINGKPQIEAYGLEPFIKKCKESVWKYKDEWEQMSERVAYSADMDNPYVTYDNTYIESEWWALKKIWEKGLLYEGHKIVPYCPRCGTALASHEVAQGYKDVKETSVFIRFKVEGEANTWFAAWTTTPWTLPSNVALCVNPEADYALVEVMVDDKDQSADSDECSCGVLKIDAAQAGRYWVAVALVEKLFGHKAKVIKTCKGKELEHVTYEPLFPYGRKAIEAAQKKAYYVTCGDYVTLSDGTGIVHIAPAFGEDDAQIGRAYDLPFLQLVKEDGTMHEDVSDFAGMFCKDADKPIIKMMAMNKSLLAAIQFEHSYPFCWRCDTPLIYYARHSWFIRMSQMREAMVANNNQVNWIPESIREGRFGNFIANAIDWGLSRERYWGTPLPVWRCEHCGKLHVVGSIEELRRLAPACPEDIELHKPYIDAVKFPCPDCNHVMKRVSEVIDCWFDSGAMPFAQYHYPFENKELFEANFPAQFISEAQDQTRGWFYSLMAISTLLFDRTPYENVIVMGLVQDKDGIKMSKHKGNVISPQEAIDRMGSDAVRWYFYTNSNPWLPSRFSFDSVAEGQRRFMGTLWNTYAFYILYADIDQFDPTKYKLEYNKLSVMDRWIISRLQSAIKTVRDYLDHYDITAAARSLQEFVDELSNWYVRRCRTRYWADGMEADKRDAYLTLYTVLRSVVEMAAPFVPFIAEEIYQNLVRSVDATAPESVHLAKYPVADLNEIDSQLEAEMAEVLQIVALGRAARNEANVKNRQPLAKMTVVSPRRLPETMLAVIADELNVRKLVYADNAADLVDHKFKPQLRTLGKRFGKQLPLLTKALQTMDTCVAWQRLQETGSISVDLAGEPVSLTADDLLIETAQKNDLATQQDRDITVALDLSLTPELIAAGLVRELISKIQTSRKEAGFEVADRIAIYYQADPELVDIFNKYADVVKDETLAISIENCNDATDFAAKEWNINGLKCCIKVVRRA; encoded by the coding sequence ATGTACAAAAAAGTTAGCACAGATATGAATTTTGTAAAAAGGGAAGAACAGGTCTTAGAATTTTGGCGTAAGCACGATATTCGGCATAAGGTGACGGCGCTGAATTCGCAAGGCGAAAACTTTACTCAGTATGACGGGCCGCCTACAGCTAACGGCAAACCCCACATCGGACATTTTTTGACTCGTGCGATTAAAGACATAATTCCCCGCTACAAAAGAATGCAAGGCTTCCATGTCGAATTTAAAGCAGGATGGGACACCCACGGCCTGCCGGTTGAACTAGAAGTGGAGAAGCTCTTGCATATAAACGGCAAACCTCAGATTGAGGCCTATGGACTTGAACCGTTTATAAAAAAATGTAAAGAAAGTGTTTGGAAATACAAGGACGAGTGGGAGCAAATGTCCGAGCGGGTAGCTTATTCCGCCGACATGGATAACCCATATGTTACATATGACAACACCTATATTGAATCCGAATGGTGGGCGCTTAAGAAAATTTGGGAAAAAGGACTTTTGTACGAAGGACACAAAATCGTTCCTTATTGCCCCCGTTGCGGAACTGCGTTAGCCAGTCACGAAGTGGCCCAGGGTTACAAAGATGTGAAGGAAACTTCAGTCTTTATCCGCTTCAAGGTCGAAGGCGAGGCAAACACATGGTTCGCAGCTTGGACGACAACACCTTGGACTTTGCCTTCCAATGTGGCTCTTTGCGTTAACCCTGAGGCCGACTATGCTTTAGTTGAAGTGATGGTTGACGACAAAGACCAGTCTGCTGATTCGGATGAATGCAGCTGCGGCGTACTCAAAATTGATGCCGCACAAGCCGGCCGATATTGGGTTGCAGTGGCCTTGGTTGAAAAACTGTTCGGTCACAAGGCTAAGGTGATTAAAACATGTAAAGGTAAAGAGCTTGAACACGTGACCTATGAGCCGTTGTTCCCCTATGGCCGCAAAGCGATTGAAGCGGCACAAAAAAAGGCTTACTACGTTACCTGTGGTGATTATGTTACTCTCAGTGACGGTACCGGTATAGTTCATATAGCCCCGGCATTCGGTGAAGACGATGCCCAAATCGGTCGAGCCTACGATCTGCCGTTCCTTCAATTAGTTAAAGAAGACGGCACTATGCATGAAGATGTTAGCGATTTTGCTGGTATGTTCTGCAAAGATGCCGACAAACCGATCATTAAGATGATGGCGATGAACAAAAGTCTTTTGGCGGCCATACAGTTTGAACATAGCTATCCTTTCTGCTGGCGCTGCGACACACCCCTGATCTATTACGCCAGACATTCTTGGTTCATACGTATGAGCCAAATGCGTGAAGCTATGGTTGCCAATAACAATCAGGTTAACTGGATCCCAGAAAGTATCCGCGAAGGCCGGTTCGGTAACTTTATCGCTAATGCGATCGATTGGGGACTTTCGCGCGAACGTTATTGGGGAACACCTCTGCCGGTTTGGCGATGTGAGCATTGCGGCAAACTACATGTTGTTGGATCGATAGAAGAATTGCGTCGCTTGGCACCTGCTTGTCCGGAAGATATCGAATTACATAAACCATATATTGATGCGGTAAAATTCCCTTGCCCGGATTGCAATCACGTTATGAAACGTGTGAGCGAAGTTATCGATTGCTGGTTTGACTCTGGCGCGATGCCATTTGCACAATATCATTATCCATTTGAAAACAAGGAATTGTTTGAAGCCAATTTCCCGGCTCAATTTATATCCGAGGCTCAGGACCAGACAAGAGGATGGTTCTATTCTCTGATGGCTATATCGACGTTGCTTTTTGACCGGACGCCGTATGAAAATGTCATTGTCATGGGTCTTGTACAAGATAAAGATGGCATAAAAATGTCCAAGCACAAAGGCAATGTCATTTCTCCACAAGAAGCAATTGACCGTATGGGCTCTGATGCTGTGCGCTGGTATTTTTATACCAACAGCAATCCTTGGTTGCCTAGTCGTTTTTCCTTTGACAGCGTGGCGGAAGGTCAACGCCGTTTCATGGGTACCTTGTGGAACACATATGCTTTTTATATCTTGTATGCAGATATTGATCAGTTTGATCCTACTAAATATAAACTTGAATATAACAAGCTGTCAGTCATGGACAGATGGATTATTTCACGCTTGCAATCTGCCATTAAGACAGTGCGTGATTATTTAGATCATTACGACATTACAGCTGCCGCGCGGAGCTTACAGGAATTTGTTGACGAGTTGTCCAACTGGTATGTGCGTCGCTGCCGGACGAGATATTGGGCGGACGGGATGGAAGCGGATAAACGAGATGCCTATCTAACGCTTTATACAGTTTTGCGTAGCGTAGTGGAAATGGCGGCTCCGTTTGTTCCGTTTATTGCTGAAGAAATTTATCAAAATTTGGTCAGAAGTGTAGACGCCACTGCTCCGGAATCGGTTCATCTTGCAAAATATCCGGTGGCCGATCTGAACGAAATCGATTCACAACTTGAGGCTGAGATGGCGGAAGTATTACAAATAGTAGCCCTAGGACGGGCGGCCCGCAATGAGGCCAATGTTAAAAATCGTCAGCCTTTGGCGAAAATGACGGTTGTATCACCGCGGCGCCTGCCAGAAACCATGTTGGCCGTTATTGCCGACGAGCTCAATGTTCGGAAGTTGGTTTATGCCGATAATGCGGCCGATCTAGTCGATCATAAATTTAAGCCACAGCTGCGGACTTTAGGCAAACGTTTTGGCAAACAGTTGCCATTGTTGACCAAGGCTTTGCAAACGATGGACACGTGTGTGGCTTGGCAGAGATTGCAGGAAACTGGGTCGATTTCCGTTGACCTGGCCGGTGAACCAGTCAGCTTGACAGCAGATGATCTGCTGATTGAAACCGCACAAAAAAATGATTTGGCAACTCAGCAGGATAGAGATATCACGGTGGCCTTAGATCTATCTCTGACGCCGGAATTGATAGCTGCCGGCTTAGTACGTGAACTTATTTCCAAAATTCAGACATCACGTAAGGAAGCAGGCTTTGAAGTGGCAGACCGTATTGCTATTTACTATCAAGCAGATCCGGAATTGGTCGACATTTTCAATAAATATGCCGATGTCGTCAAAGATGAAACACTGGCTATTTCAATTGAAAATTGCAACGACGCAACGGATTTTGCTGCCAAAGAATGGAATATCAACGGCTTGAAATGTTGTATCAAAGTTGTGAGGAGGGCATAA